The Euzebya sp. genome includes the window AGCAGGTGCAGACCGACAGCCTCAGCCGCCTCGACGAGGCGACGTCCCGGCTGATCGCCCTCGGTCCCCGCCTCGAGCGCCAGACCTCTGGACGCGTCGACGAGGTGGTGCGCCAGGTCGTCGATGCCGTCGCCGACCTCACCGGCGCCGTCTCCGCCGTCGAGCGGCTCGACGGGCGCGTCGAGGACGCCGTGGGCCGGGCGATCGCCGAGGCACGCCGCAGCGCCACCGAACGGCTCCCCGCGGCCGGTGACGGCAGCGGCGCAGCCGACCCCGCCGCGGTCCGGGAGCTCCGGGATCGCTTCGAGTCCCTCGAGATGACGCTCATGCAGCACGTCATCGACCTGCGCGAGGGCACCCACCAGACCGAGTCGGTGCTCGAGGAGCTGTCGCGCCAGCTCAGCTCGCTCCTCGCCCGGGACGAGGCGCGGCGCCACCGCTGGGCCAGCCCGCAGCGGGGCGCCGCCGCGGGACCCGAGGCGGTGGCGCCGCCGCCCCCGCCGGCACGGACCGCCGTCGAGGCGCCGGAGGACGCGGTCGTCACCCCGCGCTCGCTGGGCAACGTGTGCCCCGACTGCGGCTTCGTGGCGAAGACGCCGCCGGGGTTGGCCGCGCACCGCCGCACCTGCCCGGGCCGCCGCTCCTGACCGGGGGAACCGACCCGGTGCCGCCCGGCGGCACCGGGGTTCGACCGTGTCGCCGAACCCGCCGAGAGCGCCGCCGACCACCCCGCCTACCACACCCGAACCCGATCGGGGTTGACGTTCCACCACCTTTCGCCGAGAATCGCAGTCGTGTAGTTACACGTCTGTGGCACGCCGCGGACGCTGGTGGACGCGACCGACGACCGAGAGGCAGGACATGATCGGCATCGAGCAGCTGCCGTGGGCCGACCGTGCGAAGTGCCTGCAGGCCGAGCCCGACACCTTCTTCCCCGAGAAGGGCGGGTCGACGAGGGAGGCCAAGCGAATCTGCTCCATGTGCGAGGTGCGCGCCGAGTGCCTGGAGTACGCCCTGGCCAACGAGGAGCGCTTCGGGATCTGGGGGGGCATGAGCGAGCGGGAGCGGCGCAAGCTGAAGCGACTGGCCTCTT containing:
- a CDS encoding WhiB family transcriptional regulator, with translation MIGIEQLPWADRAKCLQAEPDTFFPEKGGSTREAKRICSMCEVRAECLEYALANEERFGIWGGMSERERRKLKRLAS